A section of the Dyella terrae genome encodes:
- a CDS encoding helix-turn-helix transcriptional regulator, with protein sequence MDNRVRELRSDRNWSQADLAERLDVSRQTINAIETGKYDPSLPLAFKIARLFGLAIETIFLPADEPGDVGTPGGSSAA encoded by the coding sequence ATGGATAACCGGGTCCGCGAACTTCGCAGCGATCGCAACTGGTCGCAGGCCGACCTGGCCGAGCGCCTGGATGTATCGCGGCAGACCATCAATGCCATCGAAACGGGCAAGTACGACCCGAGCCTGCCGCTGGCCTTCAAGATCGCGCGCCTGTTCGGGCTGGCGATCGAAACCATCTTCCTGCCGGCGGACGAGCCGGGGGACGTCGGTACTCCTGGGGGGAGTTCCGCTGCATGA
- a CDS encoding fimbrial protein has product MTKILLSAALIASLGAAALAPMAAQAADGTINFTGQIVAQTCKVNGANYGTPTTLPTVALPWVFAPSLATTGATAGATAFSIAITGCDPAVKKVQTLFSSSAGNINTTSNNLKNTFGTGAATNVELQILNADDNSAVLLGQSTVTGQNSHVQNLDGTGAATMPYIVQYRATGAAGAGQVKSSVEFTMVYQ; this is encoded by the coding sequence ATGACCAAGATCCTGCTCTCCGCCGCCCTGATCGCCAGCCTTGGCGCAGCGGCCCTCGCCCCGATGGCCGCCCAGGCCGCCGACGGCACCATCAACTTCACCGGCCAGATCGTGGCCCAGACCTGCAAGGTCAACGGCGCCAACTACGGCACCCCGACCACGCTGCCGACCGTGGCCCTGCCGTGGGTGTTCGCCCCGTCGCTGGCCACCACCGGCGCCACCGCCGGTGCCACCGCTTTCTCGATCGCCATCACCGGTTGCGACCCGGCGGTGAAGAAGGTGCAGACGCTGTTCTCCAGCAGCGCCGGCAACATCAACACCACCTCCAACAACCTGAAGAACACGTTCGGCACGGGCGCCGCCACCAACGTGGAACTGCAGATCCTCAACGCGGATGACAACTCCGCCGTCCTGCTGGGCCAGTCGACGGTCACCGGGCAGAACTCGCACGTCCAGAACCTCGATGGGACCGGCGCGGCCACCATGCCTTACATCGTGCAGTACAGGGCCACTGGCGCCGCTGGTGCCGGCCAGGTGAAGAGCTCCGTCGAATTCACCATGGTGTACCAGTAA
- a CDS encoding fimbria/pilus outer membrane usher protein — translation MTQTERGNALVACRRAACCLAIAMALHGTAHAADAAANGASAPVATTADAAVEASFDRSMLSAGGKNTDDLSRFERGNPVTPGNYNIDVYLNDGFVARRDVRFDAPQGSNSAIACVTPELLQQINLKLPADKDGKLPVIAKGDCVNLAAHIPGATVSFNQNDLRLDIGIPQAYMGQSARGYVSPEYWDAGVPAFLLNYNANSYRSTSNGSSFTSTYLGLNAALNVGLWHFRQNSSYNIVSGGGLGTRRHWDNIASFVQRDIPSWRAQLTIGDTFTSGEMFDSISLRGVQLGTDDRMLPESLRGYAPTVRGVAETNAKVVVRQNGIIIYQTTVTPGAFTINDLFATGYGGDLDVTVTEADGRVRSFSVPYASVAQLLRPGVTRFNIAAGEVRDNSLSHRPDVVQATVQRGFTNLLTGYAGVVGSQGYASALVGTAFNTRWGALAADITAARTQIPGMDSMSGQSLRLSYSKILPQTNTSLTVAAYRYSTSGFLGLQDALRARDFARRGMQVFATGPAVPRDALGNVIPGVLTPEQQQQLQSQLLNGQTSNQGVDQARNRFDLSLTQQLGESGGQLYTNLSTRDYWNRGSRDTQYQLGYTNHYKSVSYSLTATRLRDLLGRNETQFFASITLPLGSAAHAPNLTASVSRSSEGRTSQQAMLFGSAGEENQFSYGATASHDSDNSGTAGSVNLGYRSAYGQLNGSYGKGDNYSQASLGASGALVIHSGGVTFGQTTGDTVALVSAPDAAGARVSSSASVRVNGKGYALVPYLTPYTLNGIDLDPTGLPLNVQLDNTSTQVAPYGGAVVLVKFKTSSGRGAIIRARLSNGDAVPFGSEVVDAQDRSMGVVGQAGRMLVRGVQDQGELTVRWHDEDGNAKSCSFAYQLKPFKKGDQSYDTIETTCAAPASAQQAPRVP, via the coding sequence ATGACACAGACCGAACGCGGGAACGCCCTGGTGGCGTGCCGTCGCGCGGCCTGCTGTCTGGCCATCGCGATGGCCCTGCACGGCACGGCACATGCCGCCGACGCGGCCGCCAACGGAGCCAGCGCGCCCGTTGCCACGACGGCCGACGCCGCCGTGGAGGCCAGCTTCGACCGCAGCATGTTGTCGGCCGGCGGCAAGAACACCGATGACCTTTCGCGCTTCGAGCGCGGCAACCCGGTGACACCCGGCAACTACAACATCGACGTCTATCTCAACGACGGCTTCGTTGCTCGTCGCGATGTCCGCTTCGATGCGCCGCAAGGCAGCAACAGCGCCATCGCCTGCGTCACGCCCGAACTACTGCAACAGATCAACCTCAAGCTGCCGGCGGACAAGGACGGCAAACTGCCCGTGATCGCCAAGGGCGATTGCGTGAACCTCGCCGCGCACATCCCGGGCGCCACGGTGAGCTTCAACCAGAACGACCTCCGCCTGGACATCGGCATCCCACAGGCCTACATGGGCCAGTCGGCGCGCGGTTATGTCAGCCCCGAATACTGGGACGCCGGCGTGCCGGCCTTCCTGCTGAACTACAACGCCAACAGCTACCGCTCCACCAGCAACGGCAGCAGCTTCACCTCGACGTACCTGGGCCTCAACGCGGCGCTCAACGTGGGGCTGTGGCATTTCCGCCAGAACTCCAGCTACAACATCGTGTCCGGCGGTGGCCTGGGCACGCGTCGCCACTGGGACAACATCGCCAGCTTCGTGCAGCGCGATATTCCTTCGTGGCGCGCCCAGCTGACGATCGGCGACACCTTCACCAGCGGTGAGATGTTCGACAGCATCAGCCTGCGCGGCGTGCAGCTGGGCACCGACGACCGCATGCTGCCGGAGTCGCTGCGCGGTTACGCGCCGACCGTGCGCGGCGTGGCCGAAACGAACGCCAAGGTCGTCGTTCGCCAGAACGGCATCATCATCTACCAGACCACGGTGACGCCCGGCGCCTTCACCATCAATGACCTGTTCGCCACCGGTTATGGCGGCGACCTGGACGTGACGGTGACCGAAGCCGATGGTCGCGTGCGCAGCTTCTCCGTGCCCTACGCTTCGGTCGCGCAGCTGCTGCGCCCGGGCGTCACTCGCTTCAACATCGCTGCCGGCGAAGTGCGCGACAACTCGCTGTCGCATCGCCCCGACGTGGTCCAGGCCACGGTGCAGCGCGGCTTCACCAACCTGCTGACCGGTTATGCCGGCGTGGTGGGTTCGCAGGGTTATGCGTCCGCACTGGTGGGTACCGCTTTCAACACGCGCTGGGGCGCACTTGCCGCAGACATCACTGCCGCACGCACGCAGATCCCCGGCATGGATTCGATGAGCGGCCAGAGCCTTCGCCTGAGCTACAGCAAGATCCTGCCGCAGACCAACACGTCGCTGACTGTTGCTGCCTATCGCTACTCGACCAGCGGCTTCCTTGGCCTGCAGGACGCGCTGCGCGCACGCGATTTCGCGCGCCGCGGCATGCAGGTATTCGCCACCGGCCCGGCCGTGCCGCGCGATGCGCTCGGCAACGTCATTCCCGGCGTGCTGACGCCCGAGCAGCAGCAACAGCTGCAGAGCCAGCTGCTCAACGGGCAGACCAGCAACCAGGGCGTCGACCAGGCGCGCAACCGCTTCGACCTGTCGCTCACGCAGCAGCTGGGCGAGTCGGGCGGGCAGCTCTATACCAACCTGTCGACGCGCGACTACTGGAACCGTGGCAGCCGCGATACGCAGTACCAGCTCGGCTACACCAACCACTACAAGAGCGTCAGCTACAGCCTGACGGCCACGCGCCTGCGCGACTTGCTTGGCCGCAACGAAACGCAGTTCTTTGCCAGCATCACGCTGCCGCTCGGCTCGGCCGCGCATGCACCCAACCTCACCGCCTCCGTCAGCCGCAGCAGCGAAGGTCGCACCAGCCAGCAGGCCATGCTGTTCGGTTCCGCCGGCGAGGAGAACCAGTTCTCCTACGGCGCCACCGCCTCGCATGACAGCGACAACAGCGGCACCGCCGGCAGCGTCAACCTCGGTTATCGCAGCGCCTACGGCCAGCTCAACGGCAGCTACGGCAAGGGCGACAACTACTCGCAGGCCTCGTTGGGTGCCTCCGGCGCACTGGTGATCCACAGTGGCGGCGTGACCTTCGGGCAGACGACGGGCGATACGGTGGCCCTCGTGTCCGCGCCCGATGCCGCCGGTGCCCGCGTGTCGTCCTCGGCCAGTGTCCGCGTGAATGGCAAGGGCTATGCACTGGTGCCCTATCTGACGCCGTACACGCTCAACGGCATCGATCTCGATCCGACCGGCCTGCCGCTCAATGTCCAGCTCGACAACACCAGCACGCAGGTCGCGCCCTACGGCGGCGCCGTGGTGCTGGTTAAGTTCAAGACCAGCAGCGGTCGCGGCGCCATCATCCGCGCGCGCCTGTCCAACGGCGACGCGGTGCCCTTCGGCTCGGAAGTGGTCGATGCACAGGATCGCTCGATGGGCGTGGTCGGCCAGGCCGGCCGCATGCTGGTCCGCGGCGTGCAGGACCAGGGCGAACTGACCGTCCGCTGGCACGACGAAGACGGCAACGCGAAGTCCTGCTCGTTTGCTTACCAGCTCAAGCCGTTCAAGAAGGGCGACCAGAGCTACGACACGATTGAAACCACCTGCGCGGCTCCCGCATCCGCTCAGCAGGCACCGAGGGTTCCCTGA
- a CDS encoding fimbrial protein, whose amino-acid sequence MHESFCLRCFLRAFGLMLLLMAASLLPRFAHASCSIDKGYSWSPVYYSPPASIYVPASAPVGTVLWASGQVSPANPPSVTCTNGTTRGGIKNYISSQPTSGATIFPTNVPGLGYRLAHGNGTTYMPANNADTITGGTYDFSVATELQLVVTGPIANGAVLAAGQLGAWMFQGADPIQIFITQNQTVLKGPACTAVTEPTNVQMPTVYTAMFGAKGSTAGATGFNLILNCQAGVQLSVQLDTTTPLAGVVGGITSTGTATGVGVQVTDPTGTSAVTFGTPVSKGITTTQTIVPYGVRYYQTGTARPSGGSVKATATYTLTYQ is encoded by the coding sequence ATGCACGAGTCTTTCTGTCTTCGCTGCTTCCTGCGCGCCTTTGGCCTGATGCTGTTGTTGATGGCAGCCTCGTTGCTGCCGCGCTTCGCCCATGCGAGCTGCTCTATCGACAAAGGCTACTCCTGGTCGCCGGTGTACTACTCGCCGCCGGCAAGCATCTATGTGCCCGCCAGCGCGCCGGTGGGTACGGTCCTGTGGGCGTCTGGCCAGGTGTCTCCGGCCAACCCGCCCAGCGTGACCTGCACCAACGGCACCACGCGTGGCGGCATCAAGAACTACATCAGTTCGCAGCCCACGTCGGGCGCGACGATCTTTCCGACCAATGTCCCGGGACTCGGTTACCGCCTGGCCCACGGCAATGGCACGACGTACATGCCGGCGAACAATGCCGACACCATTACGGGCGGCACCTACGACTTCTCGGTCGCCACCGAACTGCAGCTGGTCGTCACCGGACCGATCGCCAACGGCGCCGTTCTCGCCGCCGGGCAGCTGGGTGCATGGATGTTCCAGGGCGCCGATCCGATCCAGATCTTCATCACGCAGAACCAGACCGTGCTCAAGGGTCCTGCGTGCACGGCGGTCACCGAACCCACCAACGTGCAGATGCCCACGGTCTATACCGCCATGTTTGGCGCCAAGGGCTCCACCGCGGGCGCCACCGGTTTCAATCTGATCCTCAATTGCCAGGCAGGCGTGCAGCTGTCAGTGCAGCTGGACACGACCACGCCGCTTGCCGGCGTCGTGGGCGGCATCACCAGCACGGGCACCGCGACAGGCGTGGGCGTGCAGGTCACCGATCCCACCGGCACGTCGGCTGTCACCTTCGGGACGCCGGTCAGCAAGGGCATCACGACCACCCAGACCATCGTTCCCTACGGCGTGCGCTACTACCAGACGGGCACGGCCCGTCCGTCGGGCGGCAGCGTCAAGGCAACCGCGACCTATACGCTGACCTACCAATAG
- a CDS encoding fimbrial biogenesis chaperone — protein MKDSVRAFGAGLVALCLTLGSASASVVVGGTRVVFPGDKGETTLRLNNEGDEPALVQSWIDRGDPKSTPDKVDVPFLITPPLFRMDAHKGQSLRIVYTQEALPADRESLFWLNVLEVPPKPTGERANANILQFAVRTRIKLFYRPANLNVDPAKAPEQLTWKVVADGQGNALQVTNPTPYYITFSEVTVVAGGKTLTVDSGMVDPKGTLKLSMPGLTALPAGTAVTFSTINDFGAASNFKGEVRS, from the coding sequence ATGAAAGATTCCGTTCGCGCATTCGGCGCGGGCCTGGTGGCGCTTTGCCTCACGCTCGGGTCGGCTTCAGCCAGTGTCGTGGTCGGTGGCACCCGCGTGGTGTTCCCGGGCGACAAGGGCGAGACGACGCTGCGCCTCAACAACGAGGGCGATGAGCCCGCGCTGGTGCAGTCGTGGATCGATCGTGGCGACCCCAAGTCCACGCCGGACAAGGTCGACGTGCCGTTCCTGATCACGCCGCCGCTGTTCCGCATGGACGCTCACAAAGGCCAGAGCCTGCGCATCGTCTACACCCAGGAAGCGCTGCCGGCCGATCGCGAGTCGCTGTTCTGGCTCAATGTGCTCGAAGTGCCGCCGAAGCCGACCGGCGAGCGCGCCAATGCCAACATCCTGCAGTTCGCCGTGCGCACGCGCATCAAGTTGTTCTATCGCCCGGCCAATCTCAATGTCGATCCGGCCAAGGCGCCGGAGCAACTGACCTGGAAAGTTGTCGCCGATGGCCAGGGCAATGCCCTGCAGGTGACCAATCCCACGCCGTACTACATCACCTTCAGCGAAGTGACCGTGGTCGCTGGCGGCAAGACCCTGACCGTCGACTCGGGCATGGTCGATCCCAAGGGCACGCTCAAGCTAAGCATGCCAGGCCTGACCGCGCTCCCGGCCGGCACGGCCGTCACGTTCAGCACCATCAATGACTTCGGCGCTGCCAGCAACTTCAAGGGCGAGGTTCGCTCGTGA